In Euzebyales bacterium, the genomic window GCGACGCGAGGCGCCGCGCGACGACGGCGCCAACCCCCTGGGTCCCCCACACGGCGGCCAGGTCGACCTGCGCGAGCTGCTCGGCGAAGCGCTTAGCGGGGTTGTCGCGCCGCGGGATGTGGCGCCCACAGGCCGCGACGGCGCGGCGCTGGCCGGAGATCGCGTGCTCGAGCTGGTCGCCCAGGCCGAACACGCCGAGCAGCGGTACCAGCATCCAGCCGAGGCTGTGGCGCGGCGGAGCGTTCGCCGGGACCACAGCCAGCGGCCAGCCACGCTCCTCCGCGAGGCTGCCGAGCCTGCCGCCGCTGGTGACCGCCGCGACCGGCGCGCCTCGTGCCTCGGCCTGCGCGACGGCGTCCAGCGTCTCCTCGGTGTTGCCCGAGTGCGAGAGTGCGACGACCTGGGTGGACGGTCCGACGAAGCGTGGCAGCCCGTACCCCTGGTGCACCAGCAGCGGCACCTCGAGCTGCTCCTCCAGCAACGCGGCCAGCAGGTGCCCGACGATGCCGGACCCGCCCATACCGACGATGCAGACCTGTTCGGCGAGGGTCAGATCGACGTCGAGGACCACGCGTCGCGCGTCGTCCCACTGCCATGGCGCGCTCTCGACGTCGGCGAGTGCGTCGCTGAGGTCGATGCGGCTGAAGTGGTCCGGCTCGTCGAGATCGACGCCACCGTCGAGGTCTGTCATCGCCCGCTCCGATCCAAGGATCAGCTGCGGCTGGCCTTCCGCGGAGGCGAGGCCTCTTCCACCAGCATGACCGGGATGTTCTCACGCACCGGATAGTGAAGCTCGCATTGTGTGCAGATGATCACCTTGCGGCGGTCCTTGTACACGATCTCCCCGTGGCACGCCGGGCAGATCAGCAGGTCGATCAGTGACT contains:
- a CDS encoding bifunctional phosphoglucose/phosphomannose isomerase, which translates into the protein MTDLDGGVDLDEPDHFSRIDLSDALADVESAPWQWDDARRVVLDVDLTLAEQVCIVGMGGSGIVGHLLAALLEEQLEVPLLVHQGYGLPRFVGPSTQVVALSHSGNTEETLDAVAQAEARGAPVAAVTSGGRLGSLAEERGWPLAVVPANAPPRHSLGWMLVPLLGVFGLGDQLEHAISGQRRAVAACGRHIPRRDNPAKRFAEQLAQVDLAAVWGTQGVGAVVARRLASQLNENAKLPAYPAELPEADHNAIVGHWLPQLTPRSALLVVRDPEAEHERVAKRVTPSMEVVDAHFAWCAEVASTGGQPLARMAELIMHADLISVYTALARGVDPTPIEAIDRLKAVLA
- a CDS encoding Trm112 family protein, yielding MAVDQSLIDLLICPACHGEIVYKDRRKVIICTQCELHYPVRENIPVMLVEEASPPRKASRS